In Candidatus Pantoea floridensis, a single genomic region encodes these proteins:
- a CDS encoding DUF1852 domain-containing protein, which produces MNNKFTFKIKSLRFDENYNPSQSTRITTNFANLARGEKRQENLRNALVMIDNRFNSLAHWDNPKSDRYAVELDIISVELNIENEGSGNAFPVIEILKTNIIDKKTNERIEGIVGNNFSSYVRDYDFSVLLSLHNKDKNQFTIPDNFGDLHGNIFKQFVNSDIYKDNFKKSPVICLSVSSKNVYHRTGNEHPVLGIEYQQDEASLTDHYFNKMGLEARYFMPANSVAPLAFYFTGDLLSDYTNLELISTISTMETFQKIYRPEIYNANSAAGKCYQPSLNQQDYSLTRIVYDREERSQLAIEQGKFTEEKFIKPFQTILEQWSANSVL; this is translated from the coding sequence ATGAATAATAAATTTACCTTCAAAATTAAAAGCTTACGCTTTGACGAGAACTATAACCCCTCTCAAAGCACGCGCATTACCACTAATTTTGCCAATTTGGCCCGTGGTGAAAAACGCCAGGAGAACCTGCGCAACGCCTTAGTGATGATTGATAACCGTTTCAATTCTCTGGCACATTGGGACAACCCGAAAAGCGATCGTTATGCGGTCGAGCTGGACATTATTTCCGTTGAATTGAACATTGAAAATGAAGGCAGTGGCAATGCCTTCCCAGTGATCGAAATATTAAAAACAAATATCATTGATAAAAAAACCAATGAGCGCATTGAAGGTATTGTAGGCAATAACTTCTCCTCTTACGTGCGGGATTATGATTTTAGCGTATTACTGTCACTGCACAATAAAGATAAAAACCAGTTTACTATCCCCGATAATTTTGGTGATCTACACGGCAACATATTCAAGCAGTTTGTCAACTCAGACATCTATAAAGACAACTTCAAGAAATCGCCTGTTATCTGCCTCAGTGTTTCAAGTAAAAATGTTTATCATCGCACTGGCAATGAGCATCCAGTATTGGGAATTGAGTATCAGCAAGATGAAGCTTCATTGACCGATCACTATTTCAATAAGATGGGATTAGAGGCGCGTTACTTCATGCCTGCCAATAGCGTTGCGCCTTTGGCTTTCTACTTTACGGGTGATTTACTCAGCGATTACACGAATCTTGAACTGATTAGTACCATCAGTACCATGGAAACCTTCCAAAAAATTTACCGTCCTGAGATTTACAATGCGAATTCGGCAGCAGGAAAATGCTATCAACCTAGCTTGAATCAGCAGGACTATTCTTTAACTCGAATTGTTTACGATCGCGAAGAACGTAGCCAATTAGCCATTGAGCAGGGAAAGTTTACTGAAGAGAAATTCATTAAACCTTTCCAAACTATTCTTGAGCAATGGTCTGCTAATTCCGTTCTTTGA
- a CDS encoding DUF2058 domain-containing protein, which translates to MAKLTLQEQMLKAGLVTSKKMDKVQRTAKKSRVQAREARAAVEENKKAQLERDKQLSEQQKQATLSKEYKAQVKQLIEMNKIDISKGNIGFNFTDNNLIKKIDVDKLTQSQLINGRLAIARLATDNNGESEYAIIPASVADKIAQRDANSIVLNSALSQEEQDEDDPYADFKVPDDLMW; encoded by the coding sequence ATGGCAAAACTCACCTTACAAGAGCAGATGCTCAAAGCTGGATTAGTAACCAGCAAAAAGATGGATAAAGTGCAAAGAACGGCTAAAAAGTCACGCGTTCAGGCGCGTGAGGCAAGAGCCGCGGTGGAAGAGAATAAAAAAGCCCAGCTTGAACGTGACAAGCAGCTCAGTGAGCAGCAGAAACAGGCAACGTTATCGAAAGAGTACAAAGCTCAGGTAAAGCAGCTGATTGAAATGAATAAAATCGATATTTCTAAAGGAAATATTGGCTTTAACTTCACTGATAATAATTTAATTAAAAAAATAGACGTGGATAAGCTGACGCAATCCCAGCTGATCAACGGTCGCCTCGCCATTGCGCGTTTGGCCACCGATAATAATGGTGAGAGTGAATACGCGATTATTCCCGCGAGCGTGGCCGATAAAATTGCCCAGCGCGATGCCAATAGTATTGTCTTAAACAGCGCCCTGAGTCAGGAAGAGCAGGATGAAGACGATCCCTATGCTGATTTTAAAGTGCCTGATGATCTGATGTGGTAA
- a CDS encoding methyl-accepting chemotaxis protein, which produces MNISQRLFLTFSMLFGAIILQAVLAITLLSGFQDRFEYVQTNAIPSIKDLGKLIDGSNQLALTLYKHKSQTDDNKMPAVEGEIQKQLAELKSLTDFYLANDISNDEDRRLTELAYSNIQQVTATLPAFLAASRAHQNEISLDLIEGQNGIGAAIHQLIADYQKQLALNIAIGDELRATNRSTFHFVLWTTIAGVAATVLIFGLLSLFTVLRIRRSLSAAGKVMMTASENLDLTLKADESRRDEVGNMAHSFNILMDRVANALSSVREASQSVSSASVQISAGNEDLSSRTEQQAASLEQTAASMTELSETVRQTADNTHQASQLAANASGLSEKSSESLTTMLSTMDNIRGSSRKVTEIVSIIEGIAFQTNILALNAAVEAARAGEHGKGFAVVAGEVRNLSQRSTTAAREIKSLIEESHRLTEAGAAQASDVGRNMSVMNDAIHQVSQLVGEIAAAAVEQSQGILQVQQAVNQMDDVTQQNAALVEEASAASQSLQEQAGNLNQLVGKFHVAEVADVRQPPAASRAPSRVKPSRVALVNDAEWQSF; this is translated from the coding sequence ATGAACATCTCTCAACGCTTGTTTCTGACCTTTTCCATGCTATTTGGCGCCATTATCCTGCAGGCGGTGCTGGCCATCACCCTGCTTTCTGGCTTCCAGGATCGTTTCGAATATGTGCAAACCAACGCCATTCCCTCGATTAAAGATCTCGGCAAGCTGATTGACGGCAGTAATCAACTGGCGCTCACGCTTTACAAACACAAAAGCCAGACCGATGACAACAAAATGCCTGCCGTTGAGGGTGAGATCCAAAAACAGCTGGCAGAACTGAAATCGCTCACTGATTTCTATCTGGCAAATGATATTTCCAACGACGAAGATCGGCGCTTAACCGAGCTGGCTTATAGCAATATCCAACAGGTTACCGCCACGTTACCGGCGTTTCTCGCCGCTTCGCGCGCTCACCAAAATGAAATAAGCCTCGATCTGATTGAGGGGCAAAACGGCATCGGTGCAGCGATCCATCAGCTGATTGCGGATTACCAAAAGCAGCTGGCGTTGAATATCGCCATCGGCGATGAGCTGCGTGCTACCAACCGCAGCACCTTCCACTTCGTACTGTGGACTACCATTGCGGGTGTTGCCGCTACCGTATTGATATTTGGTTTGCTGTCCCTGTTTACCGTATTACGCATCCGTCGCAGCTTGTCTGCCGCGGGTAAGGTGATGATGACCGCCAGCGAGAACCTCGATCTCACCCTGAAAGCCGACGAAAGCCGCCGCGATGAAGTGGGCAACATGGCGCACTCCTTCAACATCCTGATGGATCGCGTTGCGAACGCGCTGTCATCGGTGCGTGAAGCGTCGCAGTCAGTCAGCAGTGCGTCGGTGCAGATCTCTGCGGGCAATGAAGATCTCTCTTCACGTACCGAGCAGCAAGCCGCATCACTGGAGCAAACTGCCGCCAGCATGACCGAGCTGAGTGAAACCGTGCGTCAGACCGCCGATAACACGCATCAGGCCAGCCAGCTTGCCGCTAATGCCAGTGGTTTGTCTGAGAAAAGTAGTGAATCGCTCACCACCATGCTTTCAACCATGGACAATATTCGCGGCAGCTCACGTAAGGTGACGGAGATTGTTTCCATTATTGAAGGCATCGCTTTCCAGACCAACATTCTGGCGTTGAACGCGGCGGTAGAAGCCGCGCGTGCGGGTGAACATGGGAAAGGTTTTGCCGTTGTAGCCGGTGAAGTGCGTAATTTATCGCAGCGATCCACCACGGCTGCCCGCGAAATTAAAAGCTTGATTGAAGAGTCACATCGCCTGACCGAAGCGGGTGCCGCGCAGGCCAGCGACGTCGGCCGCAATATGAGCGTGATGAATGATGCCATTCATCAGGTAAGCCAGCTGGTGGGAGAGATTGCCGCAGCCGCCGTTGAGCAGAGCCAGGGCATTTTGCAGGTGCAGCAAGCGGTGAATCAGATGGATGATGTGACGCAGCAGAACGCCGCGCTGGTGGAAGAGGCATCTGCCGCTTCGCAATCACTGCAGGAACAAGCGGGCAATCTTAATCAGCTGGTGGGTAAATTCCACGTCGCGGAAGTGGCAGACGTCCGTCAACCGCCGGCGGCCTCGCGCGCGCCATCGCGGGTTAAACCCTCACGCGTGGCGCTGGTGAACGATGCTGAGTGGCAGAGTTTTTAA
- a CDS encoding gamma-glutamylcyclotransferase family protein, which yields MESLFVYGTLGPGRPNAHILENIGGSWQEGHVSGSLQEKGWGAEMGYPGIILDNSGNRVDGFLFTSENLANHWQILDEFEGHEYARVKVDVVTNDGLTVKSYIYMIKD from the coding sequence ATGGAAAGTCTGTTTGTTTACGGCACATTAGGACCGGGCCGACCGAATGCTCATATCCTGGAAAATATCGGTGGCAGCTGGCAGGAAGGACATGTGAGCGGTTCTCTTCAGGAGAAAGGATGGGGTGCCGAAATGGGCTATCCGGGTATCATTCTGGATAATTCAGGTAATCGTGTTGACGGATTTTTATTCACCTCTGAAAATCTGGCGAACCATTGGCAGATACTTGATGAATTTGAAGGGCATGAATATGCGCGCGTTAAAGTAGACGTGGTGACTAACGATGGTTTAACTGTCAAATCATATATTTACATGATCAAAGACTAG
- a CDS encoding RluA family pseudouridine synthase, which produces MSTIFDSFIAPPCHQQIEILYQDEHLVLIDKPAGLLSLSGKNPQNLDSVHHRLVQLFPGCTLVHRLDFGTSGLMVVARNKAINAALCQQFSQRNVTKVYRALLCGHLQQNDGVIDAAIAKDPALFPLMSICPIHGKPARSRYRVIERFQHALEDGALLPLSRVALTPETGRTHQLRIHCQQLGHPILGCDLYGGLLLPGTERTPRLMLHASELHFVHPASEEWIKACSPCPF; this is translated from the coding sequence ATGTCGACGATTTTTGATAGCTTTATTGCCCCGCCGTGCCATCAGCAAATTGAGATCCTTTATCAGGATGAGCATCTGGTCCTGATCGATAAACCCGCCGGTTTGCTAAGCCTCTCGGGAAAAAATCCGCAAAATCTCGATTCAGTGCATCATCGGCTGGTACAGCTTTTCCCTGGCTGCACCTTGGTTCACCGCCTGGATTTCGGTACTTCCGGCTTAATGGTGGTTGCCCGCAATAAAGCCATTAACGCGGCACTCTGCCAGCAGTTTAGCCAGCGCAACGTAACCAAGGTATACCGCGCGCTGCTGTGTGGGCATCTGCAACAAAATGACGGCGTGATAGACGCGGCGATTGCCAAAGATCCCGCGTTGTTTCCACTGATGTCGATTTGCCCCATCCACGGCAAGCCCGCTCGTTCGCGCTATCGCGTGATTGAGCGTTTTCAGCATGCGTTGGAAGATGGCGCGTTACTGCCGTTATCGCGCGTAGCGTTAACGCCCGAAACAGGTCGCACTCATCAGCTGCGCATTCACTGTCAGCAGTTGGGCCATCCTATTTTAGGCTGTGACCTGTATGGCGGTCTGCTGCTGCCTGGCACAGAACGGACGCCGCGGCTGATGCTGCATGCTAGCGAGCTGCATTTTGTTCATCCCGCTAGTGAAGAGTGGATAAAAGCATGCAGCCCCTGTCCGTTCTGA
- the fliD gene encoding flagellar filament capping protein FliD → MTGISTLGVGSGLGLSTILDKLTAAEKQSLAPISKQQSAATAKLSAYGTLKTAIQTFQTANSKLNDAALYTATTTTSSSTAFSADTNGNALPGKYTISVQHLAQSQTLTSAAQTDIKAAIGSDAASRTMKFVTADGKEKSITLSKDQTSLSSIRDTINKSNVGVTASLIKVSATEYRLSLSSTASGTANAVKSLSVTGDDTLHGFISFDAADTTNSGMTQSVAAQNASLTVNNVAIESSSNTITDAVEGITLRLNDETTGNQTLTVSSDTNKAKTAITEWVNAYNSLQDTMAGLTKYTAVDAGKDPDSKNGALLGDGTLRNIQVQMKSILANTSGSNVYKTLSQAGITTDPTDGKLKLDANKLTSSLQVKPDAVRDMFTGDGKKTGVSTVLNTTFTAFLSSKGVLQGATDTISKKLNTLTEQYNTASKRIDDTIARYKKQFTNLDKMVSVLNNTSNYLTEQFSTTSKNNK, encoded by the coding sequence ATGACTGGGATTTCAACATTAGGCGTCGGTTCAGGATTGGGTTTGAGCACCATCCTCGACAAATTGACTGCGGCAGAAAAACAATCGCTGGCACCGATTTCAAAACAACAATCCGCCGCGACCGCAAAATTATCCGCTTACGGCACGCTGAAAACCGCGATTCAAACTTTCCAGACGGCGAACAGTAAGTTAAACGATGCCGCGCTCTACACCGCTACAACGACCACCTCCAGCTCCACCGCATTCAGTGCTGATACCAACGGCAATGCGCTGCCGGGCAAATACACCATTAGCGTGCAGCATCTGGCGCAATCGCAGACGCTAACCAGCGCCGCGCAAACCGATATTAAAGCGGCGATTGGCAGCGATGCAGCCTCAAGAACCATGAAGTTTGTCACCGCCGATGGCAAAGAGAAGAGCATCACGCTGAGCAAAGATCAGACGTCGCTCTCATCTATTCGTGACACCATTAACAAATCCAACGTAGGCGTCACCGCCAGCCTGATTAAGGTATCGGCGACCGAATACCGTTTGTCTCTGAGCTCAACGGCATCGGGCACGGCGAATGCTGTGAAATCGCTGAGCGTCACCGGTGATGACACTTTGCATGGCTTTATCAGTTTCGATGCAGCTGATACGACAAACAGCGGAATGACGCAGAGCGTTGCTGCGCAGAATGCCAGCCTGACCGTAAATAACGTGGCGATTGAGAGCAGCAGCAATACCATCACTGATGCGGTGGAAGGGATTACGCTGCGGTTGAATGATGAAACCACGGGTAATCAAACCCTGACGGTGAGCAGCGATACCAATAAAGCCAAAACGGCCATTACCGAGTGGGTGAATGCTTATAACTCGCTGCAGGATACGATGGCAGGGCTGACGAAATATACCGCAGTGGATGCAGGTAAAGATCCAGACAGCAAAAACGGTGCGCTGCTGGGTGATGGCACGCTGCGCAATATTCAGGTGCAGATGAAAAGCATTTTGGCGAATACGTCTGGCTCGAACGTGTACAAGACCTTATCGCAGGCGGGCATCACCACCGATCCAACGGACGGTAAACTGAAACTGGATGCCAATAAACTCACCAGTAGCCTGCAAGTGAAACCGGATGCGGTGCGTGACATGTTCACGGGCGATGGCAAGAAAACCGGCGTTTCAACGGTGCTGAATACCACGTTCACGGCATTCCTCAGCAGTAAAGGCGTACTGCAGGGCGCGACGGATACCATCAGCAAAAAACTCAACACGTTAACCGAGCAATACAACACCGCCAGTAAACGCATTGATGACACGATTGCGCGCTATAAAAAGCAGTTCACCAACCTGGATAAGATGGTTAGCGTGTTGAATAACACCAGCAATTATCTCACCGAGCAGTTCAGCACCACATCGAAGAATAACAAGTGA
- the eptB gene encoding kdo(2)-lipid A phosphoethanolamine 7''-transferase, giving the protein MFKRGWLEQFYVPGWVSLYVGIILNIPIFIRRYHQLQFDNILSVIIEVVAAFCLVVFLTLLMSLTGKIISRLLMTLLVIFSSAASYYMIFFNIDIGYGIIAAVLATDSIDLSKESIGWHVMLWLVVVNIIPLWLIWRGLRTRSVSRINKKRYWSYKTVAILVAAMGCWLPLNLMGKMQNEQDKHNNRMMASYGGIVAGTYSPSNWLSGVGLLAYSSYSQAEDNRNLYDPTDHYRYNPPKDADNLYIVFVIGESARRDHMGLYGYERDNTPYLDHEKNLVHLQGYSCDTSTKLSLRCMFVREGGASEAPQRTLKEMNVFTVMKKQGFSEELYSMQSEAWFYNKVMADSYALRESIQAEKRHVGQPVDDMALVTELQDSIQRHPQGKHIIILHTKGSHYLYTERYPRAFARYQPECQGIDDACSTQEMINSYDNSLLYTDYFLKQTFDSLKDKNAIVFYASDHGESISENLHFHGTPRDHAPMAQRTIPIMVWASDKFLSNKDNKASFEQLEQLQNNKTPVFHEKLFDTILGCSGFTSPDGGINPARNWCAHTE; this is encoded by the coding sequence ATGTTTAAACGGGGTTGGCTTGAGCAATTTTACGTACCGGGATGGGTATCGTTGTATGTCGGCATTATACTTAATATTCCTATTTTCATTCGTCGATATCATCAACTGCAATTTGATAATATTCTGTCGGTCATCATTGAGGTTGTCGCAGCATTTTGTTTAGTGGTATTTTTAACCTTATTAATGTCATTAACCGGCAAGATAATTTCTCGTCTATTAATGACGCTGCTGGTGATATTTTCTAGCGCAGCCAGCTATTATATGATCTTTTTCAATATTGATATTGGCTATGGGATTATTGCTGCAGTGCTGGCAACGGATTCAATTGATCTCTCAAAGGAATCCATTGGCTGGCATGTCATGCTGTGGCTAGTGGTGGTCAATATTATTCCGTTATGGCTGATTTGGCGTGGATTACGCACCAGGTCAGTTAGCAGGATTAATAAAAAACGGTACTGGTCTTATAAAACCGTTGCCATCCTGGTTGCTGCAATGGGTTGTTGGTTACCGCTCAACCTGATGGGCAAAATGCAAAATGAGCAAGACAAACACAACAATCGCATGATGGCTAGCTATGGCGGTATCGTGGCCGGGACCTATTCTCCTTCCAATTGGTTATCAGGCGTGGGATTACTGGCTTACAGTTCATACAGCCAGGCGGAAGATAATCGAAATCTTTACGATCCAACGGATCATTACCGCTATAACCCGCCTAAGGATGCTGACAACCTCTATATCGTATTCGTTATTGGTGAGAGCGCACGCCGCGATCATATGGGCCTTTACGGTTATGAGCGTGACAACACGCCTTATCTCGACCATGAAAAAAATCTGGTTCACCTGCAGGGCTATTCCTGTGACACCTCAACTAAACTTTCACTGCGCTGCATGTTTGTGCGCGAAGGCGGAGCGTCTGAAGCACCGCAGCGTACACTGAAAGAGATGAACGTATTCACGGTAATGAAGAAACAGGGCTTTTCTGAAGAGCTCTATTCTATGCAGAGTGAAGCCTGGTTCTATAACAAAGTCATGGCAGATAGCTATGCATTACGGGAATCTATTCAGGCGGAAAAACGCCATGTGGGGCAACCGGTTGATGATATGGCTTTAGTCACGGAGCTTCAGGATTCTATTCAGCGCCATCCTCAAGGCAAGCACATCATTATTCTGCATACTAAAGGATCGCACTATCTTTATACGGAACGTTATCCCCGGGCATTTGCGCGTTATCAACCGGAGTGCCAGGGTATTGATGATGCATGCAGTACGCAGGAGATGATTAATTCGTATGACAATAGTCTTTTGTATACCGATTACTTTCTTAAGCAGACGTTTGATAGCCTGAAAGATAAAAATGCCATTGTATTTTATGCCTCCGATCATGGTGAATCGATTTCCGAGAATCTGCATTTCCATGGCACGCCGCGTGACCATGCACCTATGGCGCAGCGTACCATTCCAATTATGGTCTGGGCTTCGGATAAATTCCTGAGTAACAAGGACAACAAAGCCTCATTCGAACAATTAGAGCAGCTGCAAAATAATAAAACGCCAGTGTTTCACGAGAAGCTGTTCGACACTATTTTAGGATGCTCTGGCTTTACTTCTCCCGATGGCGGCATTAACCCGGCGAGAAACTGGTGCGCCCATACGGAATAA
- a CDS encoding methionine synthase — translation MKKLLPTSTAGSLPKPSWLAQPEVLWSPWKLQDQELTDGKQDALRLCLEDQQQAGIDIVSDGEQTRQHFVTTFIEHLNGVDFEKREIVKIRDRYDASVPTVVGPVSRQKSVFVEDAKFLRQQTDRPIKWALPGPMTMIDTLYDNHYKSREKLAWEFAKILNEEAKELEAVGVDIIQFDEPAFNVFFDEVNDWGIATLERAIEGLKCETAVHICYGYGIKANTDWKKTLGNEWRQYEEIFPKLQKSNIDIISLECHNSHVPMELMELIRGKKVMVGAIDVATNTIETPEEVAATLRKALQFVDADKLYPCTNCGMIPLPRGVAKGKLDALSAGAEIVRKELLAK, via the coding sequence ATGAAAAAATTATTACCGACTTCTACTGCCGGCAGTTTACCGAAACCCTCCTGGCTTGCTCAACCGGAGGTACTTTGGTCACCATGGAAATTGCAAGATCAGGAATTAACCGACGGCAAACAAGATGCGCTGCGTTTGTGCCTGGAAGATCAACAGCAGGCCGGTATTGATATTGTCAGTGATGGCGAGCAGACGCGCCAACATTTTGTCACGACCTTTATCGAACACCTCAACGGCGTTGATTTCGAAAAACGTGAAATCGTTAAAATTCGCGATCGCTATGATGCAAGCGTACCGACCGTGGTGGGCCCAGTCAGTCGCCAAAAGTCTGTGTTTGTTGAAGATGCGAAATTTTTGCGTCAGCAAACTGACCGTCCGATTAAATGGGCCTTGCCGGGGCCGATGACGATGATCGATACGCTTTATGACAACCACTATAAAAGCCGTGAAAAACTCGCCTGGGAATTCGCCAAAATTCTTAATGAAGAAGCTAAAGAATTGGAAGCGGTGGGTGTTGATATTATCCAGTTTGATGAGCCTGCATTTAACGTCTTCTTTGACGAAGTAAATGATTGGGGCATTGCCACACTCGAAAGAGCTATTGAAGGGCTAAAATGCGAAACGGCTGTGCATATTTGCTACGGTTATGGCATTAAAGCTAATACAGATTGGAAAAAAACGCTCGGCAACGAGTGGCGTCAATACGAAGAGATTTTCCCAAAACTGCAAAAGTCTAATATCGATATCATTTCACTGGAATGTCATAATTCTCACGTGCCAATGGAGCTTATGGAGCTTATTCGCGGGAAAAAGGTGATGGTAGGCGCGATTGACGTGGCAACCAATACCATTGAGACCCCCGAAGAAGTGGCCGCCACGCTTCGTAAAGCACTGCAGTTTGTTGATGCCGATAAGCTCTATCCTTGCACCAACTGCGGCATGATTCCATTGCCTCGCGGCGTTGCAAAAGGTAAGTTAGATGCATTAAGTGCCGGTGCAGAAATCGTCCGTAAAGAGCTCCTGGCTAAATAA
- a CDS encoding putative quinol monooxygenase — translation MIKLTGRLVCKQIEEADLVRQFLPEHKRLTREEAGCISFEVTETADPLIWQVEELFTNKNTFTIHQERTKASAWGKETRAIAREYKIYEIE, via the coding sequence ATGATCAAACTGACGGGTCGTTTAGTATGCAAGCAGATTGAGGAGGCGGATCTTGTTCGCCAGTTTCTCCCAGAACACAAAAGACTCACCCGAGAGGAAGCGGGATGTATCTCTTTTGAAGTAACAGAGACTGCAGATCCGCTTATTTGGCAAGTTGAAGAGCTCTTCACAAATAAGAATACATTTACTATCCATCAGGAAAGAACTAAAGCATCTGCCTGGGGAAAAGAAACCCGCGCCATCGCCCGCGAGTATAAAATTTATGAAATCGAATAA
- a CDS encoding cold-shock protein: MKGTITTWFQDKGFGFLKDENGDNRYFHVIKVANPDLIKKDASVTFEPTTNNKGLSAYAVKVVPDSKYIFIAGERLKLTSIKSFLVYSEEVPADTGIDKENPVLSVGILMNSIRPKAEDKSGEMRSLKKLAITTFQGTTLIFSEDEIDVDATVKMLKF; this comes from the coding sequence ATGAAAGGAACGATCACAACCTGGTTTCAGGATAAAGGTTTTGGATTTCTCAAAGATGAAAATGGTGATAACCGCTATTTCCATGTGATTAAGGTCGCTAATCCTGATCTGATTAAAAAAGATGCGTCGGTAACCTTCGAACCCACAACCAATAACAAGGGCTTATCGGCTTATGCGGTGAAAGTCGTACCGGATAGCAAATATATCTTTATTGCCGGCGAGCGCCTGAAACTCACGTCGATAAAATCCTTCCTGGTGTATAGCGAAGAAGTGCCCGCTGATACCGGCATTGATAAAGAAAATCCCGTGCTGTCGGTGGGTATTCTGATGAATAGCATCAGGCCGAAAGCAGAGGATAAAAGTGGTGAAATGCGCTCGCTGAAAAAACTGGCGATCACCACTTTCCAGGGAACTACGTTAATATTCTCAGAAGATGAAATTGACGTAGATGCCACGGTGAAAATGCTTAAGTTCTGA